GAGGGCCATTCACtcaaataaggtttagaattctAGTCTTAGGCGTTTTACTAACatgataaaagtaaacgaaTTTGAGCAAACTCTTATAAACCTTATTAATTCTACAGCCCTGGAAGTATTAGAGAAGTCTGGAGAAGCGGGCCCGCTGCAGCCCAAGCACCTGCGTGAGGCGCTGCGCCGACTGCGAATGAGGGGAACCATTCCCTCACGGAAGGTACACCGGAGTATGTTCAGGTCGTAACGTAATATTCTTGTAAGTAAACAATATTTAGAGAAAATGGGGTTGGCacctgtcaaaggtttgcatagatggcgccatcatagcttgcccctttttctatgagatttggcttaacacattcattgcccccgacgcacatgtgcgtccaccgtcatacaagtttgttcctaggccacgccccctggcagtgaatgctttaacccttttccaggtcgcaccaatctacaaggttttcccaaaaaaatccaaatatattccaattaatccagctttgatgattcatttgaagacaagtcaaatttcccgaaagtgcaatataatttaaatcttaaatcggaatgctaaagttgaaattctagtggcgcgtatgtggtcgataaatcatactatgcctggaaaagggttaaagggctggcatccagggcataaaattccattcataaaaacaaaaatttgacacaattctagggattgacagggcaagctatgctggcgccatctgctaaaaacttcgacCCCGTTGCGTATGTATACTCAAAATCAAAGTTAGAAAAATAACAGATagatggtattccacctgttcaAATtgttggtccaatgtgtatttgcgtctcataGTTTGCTTCATGAGAGAGACGCAATGCACAACACaatggaccaagaaattggacaggtgaaatACCATCCTAATGCAAGATCTGTCAGGTATCAAAATAGCTCTTGTAATTTAATCAATTAAGTCATGCACATTAGGGATAAGAGTATAATTTATTCAagtacaattttttgtttttggtttgttagttacatgtatttattgtctctgtcatgtcaaaaaatgtttttaccatagaggtacaataatatagagatgaaaagggggacgggccaaatgaccgaacgagatacacctatagaactttcagtaggagtagcagagaacgcggtactattgcttgtccttgtccttgtcacagtctcactttttgtttgttccccaccataaatttagtatgggttatgatgggcaacaaataacccgaccgaattacgtagattgtttttggtatattgtcaagaatattaaaacgtgtttttaatattgtcgcattacgtatgttttgtccctcacggaggcacgcgcacaccatttctataggatgctaccttctatggtttaaacaattaaatttgaaatttaatgTAAGTACGTAAGTTGACACCTACCCGTAATTTCTGCAGTAAAGTTATACTAACCATTTATGTGAAAAGAAGCAATAAACATTTTGTACATactaataagtacttattaagtaaaaacataatataaaataagtagtaatgcttaatttgttaaatttgataataaatagatgataaaaagtataatttattgtttaatttgaTGTTTAAAAGCTGAGAGatatttattgtacatattagTAATAACTCCGATTTAAATTAGAGGACGCAATAAAACACAAACGGTTTATTGAAATGTTAATTTATTACATgataaattgttattttattaaaacataatatacaACAGTAACTAAGGATTACTCATAGTTCGAAAACTTTGAAAATAAAATCAGTCTTGTTAAAATGGCCAACTATTATGTAGTCTAGTagacattagtggaaatccttAGAAGGGCGTTCACaaataatgataaaaaaataaaatagcgtTGGCTAACAATCGCAAAACATAAAATTCACACAAAAAAATTCCATTCAAAATTCAAGGATGAAATTGGTACttaaaattaagatttattCCTTGCGAGGAAGAGAACAGATTTACCAATTTGTTTCCGCGTATCACAGACATTTTGCATTCCAAAGCTTCCACTGGTCGTTTTGGCATTTgttggaataaaaaaaaacttcaactAAAATAACGGAAATATCAACAGAACTTCGTAACGGTATCGAAcaatatattaatttatatttaatctaGCTACATGGGAAGGCACAAATTAGTTTAGGAATTCGGTAACGAACATTTAAAAAGAGAAATAGTAGTAGTCGTTTTTATGTCCTACTGAATACAAAATTGTTATCCTTCATACAAAATATTTAAGGTTAAAACATTTTACAGTTTTGGTCTTGTTAACAGCGGtttatattgtaaaaattaacTTTATTTTCTTCATATCATTGTATTAGACCATATTACATTATTTCAGATCTCATGATTTTCCAATACTACCAGATTCGTAAGATAGAGTCAATAATGATAAATTATGTAAATTACATAGCTCCGTGCATTTCACAATTGCAATACGAGCAATCTTTAAAGACGATCTTTTTCGTCAGACATCAAAACATGTCTgcgaaacaataaaataaaacatacagTATATATAAAGCAAATTCTGCTCATCGAGGCACAGTTCCACATCAATACCAGCAGTATTTCGTCAGCTACACAGAATCCGAGCAGAACGAGCACAACCGGAGTCTTAAAAACGAAAAAGCTCGCAGTGCAGACTACTCAAAACGCAAAGCTTATCACACCCGGCTACTACTAAAGACTAGATCACGTCCGGCGCGGAACACATGATACCGTTCGCGCGTTTCACTTCTCATAACCGAACGACGATGCGCCGTGCGGCTCCGCATGTTCCGCGCTAGACGACGAGGCGCTTGACGCCGCACTCGATACAGAACTTGGCGGTGTCGACCGGGAAGCGACTGCCGCACTCGTGGCAGAAGCGCGACAGCCGCTGCGGCGCCTTGTGCAGCGACACCTCCGAGCTGCTCGAACTCAGGTCGGCGCGCGGCCGCCACGAGCCGCGCCGCGACGACGCAAGGGAGCTTACACGCTTCTCTGAAATACACGCAGGAACTTCTTTAGTATTCCTTCCTTCATGTAGTGTTTAGTGTGTTAGTAACCTAGTTATGGGTAGATTTTTACAGGTTCTTGATTTTATTTTGTACTTTTATGAACTGTGTAAATTctctaataataaatataacgaAGTTCAGATTTTTTAGAATGAATGGCTTAGGCTTACCATGGGCTTGGTTTTCGACTTCTTTGTACGGCGCGTGTTCCGGCGGCGGTATGGGCTCTTCCATCTCCGCCGACCGCTCCATCGCTAAGAATTCCTCGCTGGAGACGGATCGTATTTCGTCTTTCGCACTCCCGCTGGAGTCCGAGCCCGCCGGTATTCTCTCCAACGACGACGGACCGTTTAACTCCTTCGGACATACCGTTAGTTTCGAAGGAGATATcctatttaagctaaaaaacaGACAAAAAGGTGTAAATGAATTGGTACATGATAAAATCTGTTTTTCAAGCTGTTTCTTTAAGATTACCTTCATCAACATGTAATTGCATGCTATTAGATAATTAAGGATAAATTTCGTTTCGACAGGCGGATGTTTTTCGTCACAAAAGAACTACAGTACCTGACTAACCTGCTATAAGCCGAGTCGTTGCTGGTGCTGGATTTCCCATTTGGCGTGTGGTTCCCGTTGGAATTCCTCTCAGACTTTCCATTTTTCCGCTGCGTTTTACTCCTCGATTCCTTTTCCGTCCCTTTGTGTACATGTGCATTGTAATTGATGATATTTTTGTTCGATTGGTTAATTTGATTCTTCTCGAATTCGTAGAACTTGTCGAACTCTTTCAAGGATTGCATAATGTCTTGTTCGAGTTGGTCGGATTTGTGCCGCGTGTTCCCGCTTTCCGTTTTCGAGACCTTCTTGTGGATGGAGTCGAGGAGGGAAGTGGAACGTTTGACGGAGGATGGGAAGAGGTTTTCGCTCACGATATTGTTACTGCTAAAATTGAAAGGCTTGTTGGTAACTGGGGTGAGACTGAGACCGTTACTATTGGGATTAACTTGTTTAGGAGTGGAGCTAACACTACTAAAAGCTGAAGTCCTATTGCTACCGTTGAGCTCAGACTGCCTCACAACCCTAGTGGTAGAACTACAAGttcttttgttttcagatttcTTTTTATGAATTTCTTCGTCAAAAGTAGTCATGAATTCTTCGAGGTCAAATTCCTCGAAGACAGACTCCTCATCCCTAGCTAACGTTTTAGACTTAATGCTTTCTTCCAAAGAAGACATTATTTTGTCGTATTGGGCACTTAAATTGTCTACCGGGGCAGCAACCAGCTTATTAGTATTAGTGTTGTTGTTAACTTTGTCTTTTTCCGCTTTGATTTGTGAATCAATATTACCGTTTAATTCATAATTATGAATATGTGTTTTGCTGAAAGAATCAAATTTAGACGGCAAGTTTTCTGTGGTAAGAAGGGACTCCATACTACTGATAATGTCGGGATTGTTTAGAATTGTGTTTACATTAATGGGCAAGTTATCATTTTCATTAATAAGTCTGGGATCGATGTAATTACTGTCGGTCATGGACGAATTATCGTCTGCAAGGATTGCATCTAGGTTTACGAAATTTTTCTTTTCTTCTTCATCTCTCTTTATTTTGTCAAGTTTTACAGGCTGTTTTATGGTAGTTGGCGTGAAGCTATGGTACATAGAGGTTGCTATCTTCGGGATTTTATCTTTTGGTTTTGGAGTACTATAATTAGATGTGGTGTAGCTTGAGAACGATCTATTAAGGCTGCTGTTGCGGTTGAAGTTTGTTTTGTCTGTCATGCTAATATTTTCTTTACTAGATTTAGTAAAGGTTGTGTTCAGTTTTTGACTAGGCTTTTTTTCATTTCTGTTAAGTCTAAAAGAGCTACATCTACCCCCGAAACTGCTAGTGTTCGTGTTATTATCGTTGTTCGTGCTTCCAAAAGATTTCATTCTTTGCAGAGTAGGAGTTTTTTGGTATGTTTTGTTAAGAGTGTCTTTTATCATTTTGGAATTTTCAGTGCGAAGTTGTGATAATGGGGCTTTGTCCCTGGCAGGACGGAGGATGGGAAGAGTGCGGGTGAGGTCTTTGGAAGAGTTAAGCATCTTTTTAGGGATATCGGTATCTGAAGACAGGAGCTCTTTCATTTGCCTAGCGGCTGATACGAATGGGTCGTAACCGTCGTCCAgtctgaaataaaattattacacTCCTAGTAAAAAGTACTCACAAATTACTATTAGATATAATTTAGAATTATTGTTTATAACACAGGTACCTTTTGAACTACTTGCCAAcctgaaatagaaataattaatCGTTATGAGTAAGGATAGGAATTGGAGTTTAAAACTTAACCTTGCGCTTTCTATCCTTGGCAACTTTAATGGCGGCGCCTCAGTCGATATAGATTGATCGTCGCTATCACCAACGTTCTCTGCAACTATGAAGGTTCTGTTGTCTGCGTTGTCTCGACTTTGTTCACGTAGTAGGACACATTTTCTATTAGATTTAAAAATCTTTTGCATTCTTTTCTTTGTGCAAGCCACTTTGGGTTCAGGTTTATTCGTCACCGTTATGGAAGGCAATTTTGCCGTGGAATCTTCGTCGTTGttactgattattttattttcctgCTGTTTATAGTGTTTTAAACCATAAACTGTGATATGTTCCATGTCAGAAACATCTTGGTTCTCTTTTTTATCAGATTTTCGGTCAGTGTGTGTTGCGGAATTTAATATAACGGTATCGCCGGCTCTTTGTAACAATTGTTTCAAATCAAGTTTTAAGTCTTCAAAAGTGTCAGAAAATTGTTTCGTTTTGTCTGTATCATCTGCATTGTCCAAATTTTTGTTGTTCAGTGTTTCCAGTGAAACAGTTCTTGGTGTATGTAAATTGTCGATATGTTTTTCCAAATCGAGCTCCATCTGATTTTGAGAATTTATCATTTCATCGGTTAAATGCATAAACTCATCTAAATCTCCTGGATTTTCTGTGAATTTTGTGTATGTATCACCACTCCCATGCCTGCGTCCAGATTGATTATTTTCAGCACTATTCTCTTCTTCATATTTAGTTTCATCAGAATTGTCTAAATTATCGCCACTGGCATCATGTTCAAAGCTATCTTCAAAATGGTCACCAGACAGATCAAGTTTTTCTTTTCCGTTGTCATCATCCTCTATAACTTTAAATGAATCAATCGGTTCTGATTTAGAAAGAAAGTTAGCTGAGAAATGATTGTCACTTTCATCAACATCATCGTTTTCCACTTTGCATGTATCGTTTGAAATTTCTGGCgtataattatcagatttattaATTGTTGTTGTTGTAGAACTTGTTGTAGCTTGGGTGTTATACGAGCTATCAATTGTTGAATTTTTATACAGGAGTTCTACTGTGTTATCGGTTATATTATCTTTTGCTTTCCGGGCACTTTCAACAAGCGATgttctatttttattattacaacttTGAGCTTTTATATCTACATTTTCGTGGATAACACATGGAATACAAAAAAGTTCTGTGTTGATGCCGACTGTTTGACAAAATTTAGTTTCTCCAACAGAATTGATAGTAACACAGTCATCTAAACTATCAATGCTCATGCTATTCTCTTTAGGTAGTGATACTGTATCCCGCCTTgtattatttttagtatttttttctttatttctgcCTTGCTGCGTTATTTCCTTGGACTTTAAAACAGTGGGTTTAACTTTAGCGTTGAGTTTTCTTTCAGTTTTCTGTATTACTCTGGAAGGCTCTGTTTTTTCAATGGGTTCAGCTATTTCATCTTTAAGTTTTACATTCTTGTTAACGACCCTCTTCAGGACCGGTATTTGTCTCTTCTCTTTCCGTTTCTTCTGCTCTTCTTCTTTTTCCTCGGCAGCTTTCGCTTGTCGTTTACTATATTTATTTGCAATTTCTTCCAGCTTCTTTAATTGTTgctcttttttaatatttcgaGGTTGTTTCATCTTATCTTGCAGTTTTTTTGGATTAAGATCGGCGATTCCTTGTTGGATTTTAGGAAGATTGGGTTCTTTGGAGTTTCTACGGAAGGGGAAAGGAAGGTAGTATAGATTGTTATTTAACTTAGCGAACAAACAAGGAGACAGGAACGCAAATGTGCAAAAAAAcatcgaaagaaaaataacCACCACTTCCTTTCCCCTTATTTGCTAACTAAAACAAACAAATGCCCCTTAAAATTATAGGCCTCACCTGGAGCTGCTAAGATCCCTTGCCAATCTAGCTTGCCGCGCTTTAACGTTGGCATCGCCTGAAGAATTATGTTGAGTGTTTCTAGGGTTCCGAATAACTGGCACGTGCGGGGACGGTTCGTCATTACAATCATTGCTCGACATGGATTCTGTAATGGACaaatatataataacataaattatCCGTCGTTAGATATGACTTGAAATATGAGTGGTGTTATTCGAATGGACAtctcggaaaaaattgaatgaataCGTGCGCGTCGTGATACTTTACTCGATGATTCATCGGGTATAGAAGGTGTCCCAAGAAGTAGTGATATACTGAAGCTGGGAGGTAGAGGACCTAGAGGGCTATCTGAATCACCCCCATGTATGTTCCGCGATTTTTCGTATTTTCGGAGTTATGAGCTTTTTCACCTATCGCCGAGTACGATGAGATTTTTATTTATGGTGACGTGAATTATTACGGTAGATgcttgattttttttgtgtgctaagcTGATAGATAGGCCAATTCAGTATGGTAACATTTACTATCGTTAGATCTTTaaatggaattaaaaaaaatacgaaaaatcGCGGAACACATGGGGGTGATTCAGATAGCCCTCTAGGTCCTCTACCTCCCAGCTTCAGTATATCACTACTTCTTGGGACACCTTGTATATCGCATATCGGTCCGGGAGGGAGTATAGATTACTTTATATTGTAGAAATTCGATGAATCGACCAATCAATAATTGTATTAGTAAAAAATGTAGACCTGAAGCCCTGGCGCGGCGTCGTCCGTCTCCGCAGTCCCGCGGCGGCGGCGGAGACACACCGCGCGACGACTCCACCGACGCCGAGCGGCTCAGAGACGACTTGTCGCGGCTCTGAGACGATCTGGGAATACAATTACATTGTTTacttattgtatttatatcgtaACTTAGTGCATGAGGCTCTAGCAAAATCAAAGAAATGATGTCCGagtcttttattttttaactacttATCGAAAATGTTGGTATTGTGGAGCAGCCAATGTCCTGTATGTACAATGTTGGATACTAAATAACATTAACCGTTGTTTGAAAACAAGACAAAAGGAAGGTagctttttgaaaaaaaaaaaagctttgCAGACCCATTGTTGAGCGGTTGAGCAACCTTATGCTATGTGCAAGCGTTATAACGCTGTATTGGCGTAGCCGGTAGGGTTATCAAAGTTCACGTAATAAatcttaacacattcgacaccgcgtacccgactctcgggcactcgtaaactttactcagatgccggcatacccgctagtcgggcaagagctataaacctacacgcgacgccgaagtgcccgacaggcgggcaagcattgcatcttcactacctcagggctgccactgccactaacagaaaaaattgtaagtcttctgattattatgtggtcgaaaagttggtacagttgattattatattttattacttcactttgtatttttatttactttacctaatgcgattacaaaataaaaattcttattagttggttacgtgaaattgcatacacgggtatgtatcaataggagttagaattaggagaagaacaaaacggggagcctaaacagatgagacagcagatttaattttatccacgtacttatacgaaagttacttggcacagccctgagcgtccgccgcttgcccgactagcgggttcgcggcgtgcggcattgagttgcacgtcgttgcccgactagcgagtactgtcggtttctggggtattgtttgaaattttgcctggttgcgaaagtgttaaggaAAGCACAAAAAATTTAACAACGAACCGTCTGCCTCTCGCAAGCGGCGCTTTGTACTGTGTGCGAGCATTAAGCCTCTGCTTCGCGTCGGTGATGTGCGGCGGCTGCACGGGCGCGGCGGGGAGGATCTTGGCCTTGTCGGCGCACCACTCCACGTGCCTCTCGAAGGCGCGCATGCCGAACGCTCGGTTGCAGTGCGGGCACTTCTGCAGGTCGGCTGACGGCTGAAACGATCACGGGGtgcgttaaaattaaaacatacatTGATCACCAACAAAACACTCATTGatcctttgaacgccacgcctgtCGTGTGCGCCGCAACGTGAAccttgtcggaatgcacgaaaGTTGATATTTGGCTGAAGCAGAGCGCGTCAGTTACGTCTTTGGCGGTTAAAAGATTAAGCATAACAAAAACCAACTTTTCACCAGTGGCGGCGCTTAAACCGTACCTACATGAGTAGCCCAGAGCATATTAGGCTTGCTTTTTCTTCAAAACCACTGAattaggcaagccggtgggaacaAAATTTCCATGGACGCCCCGCCACTGCTTAGCCTTCATGTTAAAATATGATCTTGAGTAAAGCTCAGGACGTAAACAAAATAGAACCAGGATATATGGGattccaaaaataaataaacttcgTTGACGCTTCTATGCAGACATAACTAAGTTAATTTCAATAATAACGcgcgtgttattttaaatttaaatgttattCATAACATTTTACGAACGATTCTCTTTAATAGCCGCAGCCGTTCATTCAAATATGTTAATTATGGCAGTTACACTATGTGGAATATTAATTTTGTTCGAGGTTGTTTTTACTAGCTTACTTCACTTGGTAcacaatacctacctacatgagAAATGGTAATGAGTTATAATTAACATCACAGTATGGCAGCAGCATATGACCGTCGGTACGCAGTTCGTTGTGTCAAGTTACAAAACTTGCAACATATACTTAATACAATACTGCAATATGTGACATGACAAAGCTCTCTAATATATCTGACAGCTCTGCCTCTCCGTTGAGATATTGTGCGGTGAGTTATTGGTTGTGTTGAGCGAAAAATCGTCTTGCGCTttacctgtaggtacctattttccaTCAACGACAAATAGTTTTAGAAACTAAATGATATGAAGATATTGATTTCTAAAACTGTATAATTGTacgaaagttttttttaatggtctCCGAAGACCCACAGTTTAAGAACTTTACAAGATCGATGATTCATTGATGCCACAGGAATAAAAAGCGCAATTTCAGTGAAGCGAACATGCGTCTATTGTGTagtaggtgactgtacatttgagCCAGTACAACAGTAGGTTTTTTGTGTAGCGTCGCCGAAATATCTATTGAaatggtgtttttttttctcgacATCAATCTTGGACGTCGGATCGTCATTCAATCTGACCTGTCCGTTAGTCTGTCAGTTTTATTGCGAAGTATTTGTTTTGAAATTggcattaaaatatgatattgaATTATTCAcgtattatttgttttaaaataacaaacttcatattattattttaaataccttCATGATGTTAGTCCTGATTGACTGCGGTTTGGGCTTCGGCGTCGCTTTGGCAGTGTTCGGCGGACTTTTTTCCAAAAACGGGCTGTTCTCAGGCAACCCAAAGTTCTTTGGCAAGTACTGCTCCAAATCCGTACCTGTAATTACCATTACAAGATAAATATAAGCTTTGTTACATTTAAAATACAGTTCCTATTCTATTGTATCATTCAGTttattaaggggccggtatatgacgttttcgatttagacctcactttgtgaccataatttgttcaataaatgtttaataattgcattaaattacacgtaaatttgttcacgaagaaaccgtgtaccgactcttcatgccattatatttttaatttgctgttattctctacaaatcgacactaaaagtatcaaaaaatcataatatggagttccgtttgagacagaagcaaaacaattttgcctttgacagtaattgaattattgtatgtttTTGAAAGCTAGAGAACTcaactaccaatttattatcgatttatatttttactcacaaagacaacacagaaattcaatctcaatgtaaactttcgaacaatttccatacattgacgccatcactcaaaattcttctttgactcagatgcccgttgggctCGAGTCAAAGCAGACGTATAGCTCCTTTGACGCTAATGACAGCTGCTTtagacaattatattgacattaaatcatatacgcataCGAGAacgtataccagtagataaattgtatttcaaaaaatagggtaaataaataacagctcgcgtctcatttcaaatttgatttgctattatttacgggtcataatggtcgaaaaccgcagtaaactaatTTGAAACattacgattacagtcgaatttaagtattatgttactTCAAAacccgcttaaaatgaaaaaaagtttaaatactcatctttactgattgggattaattttcattatgctggtattaATTTTGggtaattttaaaaacatatatgacttct
This genomic interval from Cydia splendana chromosome 15, ilCydSple1.2, whole genome shotgun sequence contains the following:
- the LOC134797624 gene encoding ras guanine nucleotide exchange factor R-like isoform X1, producing the protein MGKMKKRTISTLKAIFGSKKGKRHHSSKSSRSVTPDPTTPNTPSSDETFRQIPHTPPPARPGPPPSPPVPTHPIVPVAPEPSGPVRLIPCAVCARTFVPESLAKHVKICEKTAAKKRKTFDSSRQRREGLPAANGVNTGTDLEQYLPKNFGLPENSPFLEKSPPNTAKATPKPKPQSIRTNIMKPSADLQKCPHCNRAFGMRAFERHVEWCADKAKILPAAPVQPPHITDAKQRLNARTQYKAPLARGRRSSQSRDKSSLSRSASVESSRGVSPPPPRDCGDGRRRARASESMSSNDCNDEPSPHVPVIRNPRNTQHNSSGDANVKARQARLARDLSSSRNSKEPNLPKIQQGIADLNPKKLQDKMKQPRNIKKEQQLKKLEEIANKYSKRQAKAAEEKEEEQKKRKEKRQIPVLKRVVNKNVKLKDEIAEPIEKTEPSRVIQKTERKLNAKVKPTVLKSKEITQQGRNKEKNTKNNTRRDTVSLPKENSMSIDSLDDCVTINSVGETKFCQTVGINTELFCIPCVIHENVDIKAQSCNNKNRTSLVESARKAKDNITDNTVELLYKNSTIDSSYNTQATTSSTTTTINKSDNYTPEISNDTCKVENDDVDESDNHFSANFLSKSEPIDSFKVIEDDDNGKEKLDLSGDHFEDSFEHDASGDNLDNSDETKYEEENSAENNQSGRRHGSGDTYTKFTENPGDLDEFMHLTDEMINSQNQMELDLEKHIDNLHTPRTVSLETLNNKNLDNADDTDKTKQFSDTFEDLKLDLKQLLQRAGDTVILNSATHTDRKSDKKENQDVSDMEHITVYGLKHYKQQENKIISNNDEDSTAKLPSITVTNKPEPKVACTKKRMQKIFKSNRKCVLLREQSRDNADNRTFIVAENVGDSDDQSISTEAPPLKLPRIESASSNNIVSENLFPSSVKRSTSLLDSIHKKVSKTESGNTRHKSDQLEQDIMQSLKEFDKFYEFEKNQINQSNKNIINYNAHVHKGTEKESRSKTQRKNGKSERNSNGNHTPNGKSSTSNDSAYSRLVSLNRISPSKLTVCPKELNGPSSLERIPAGSDSSGSAKDEIRSVSSEEFLAMERSAEMEEPIPPPEHAPYKEVENQAHEKRVSSLASSRRGSWRPRADLSSSSSEVSLHKAPQRLSRFCHECGSRFPVDTAKFCIECGVKRLVV
- the LOC134797624 gene encoding ras guanine nucleotide exchange factor R-like isoform X5 translates to METNEGKRHHSSKSSRSVTPDPTTPNTPSSDETFRQIPHTPPPARPGPPPSPPVPTHPIVPVAPEPSGPVRLIPCAVCARTFVPESLAKHVKICEKTAAKKRKTFDSSRQRREGLPAANGVNTGTDLEQYLPKNFGLPENSPFLEKSPPNTAKATPKPKPQSIRTNIMKPSADLQKCPHCNRAFGMRAFERHVEWCADKAKILPAAPVQPPHITDAKQRLNARTQYKAPLARGRRSSQSRDKSSLSRSASVESSRGVSPPPPRDCGDGRRRARASESMSSNDCNDEPSPHVPVIRNPRNTQHNSSGDANVKARQARLARDLSSSRNSKEPNLPKIQQGIADLNPKKLQDKMKQPRNIKKEQQLKKLEEIANKYSKRQAKAAEEKEEEQKKRKEKRQIPVLKRVVNKNVKLKDEIAEPIEKTEPSRVIQKTERKLNAKVKPTVLKSKEITQQGRNKEKNTKNNTRRDTVSLPKENSMSIDSLDDCVTINSVGETKFCQTVGINTELFCIPCVIHENVDIKAQSCNNKNRTSLVESARKAKDNITDNTVELLYKNSTIDSSYNTQATTSSTTTTINKSDNYTPEISNDTCKVENDDVDESDNHFSANFLSKSEPIDSFKVIEDDDNGKEKLDLSGDHFEDSFEHDASGDNLDNSDETKYEEENSAENNQSGRRHGSGDTYTKFTENPGDLDEFMHLTDEMINSQNQMELDLEKHIDNLHTPRTVSLETLNNKNLDNADDTDKTKQFSDTFEDLKLDLKQLLQRAGDTVILNSATHTDRKSDKKENQDVSDMEHITVYGLKHYKQQENKIISNNDEDSTAKLPSITVTNKPEPKVACTKKRMQKIFKSNRKCVLLREQSRDNADNRTFIVAENVGDSDDQSISTEAPPLKLPRIESASSNNIVSENLFPSSVKRSTSLLDSIHKKVSKTESGNTRHKSDQLEQDIMQSLKEFDKFYEFEKNQINQSNKNIINYNAHVHKGTEKESRSKTQRKNGKSERNSNGNHTPNGKSSTSNDSAYSRLVSLNRISPSKLTVCPKELNGPSSLERIPAGSDSSGSAKDEIRSVSSEEFLAMERSAEMEEPIPPPEHAPYKEVENQAHEKRVSSLASSRRGSWRPRADLSSSSSEVSLHKAPQRLSRFCHECGSRFPVDTAKFCIECGVKRLVV
- the LOC134797624 gene encoding ras guanine nucleotide exchange factor R-like isoform X3; translation: MPCGLKFRWRKGKRHHSSKSSRSVTPDPTTPNTPSSDETFRQIPHTPPPARPGPPPSPPVPTHPIVPVAPEPSGPVRLIPCAVCARTFVPESLAKHVKICEKTAAKKRKTFDSSRQRREGLPAANGVNTGTDLEQYLPKNFGLPENSPFLEKSPPNTAKATPKPKPQSIRTNIMKPSADLQKCPHCNRAFGMRAFERHVEWCADKAKILPAAPVQPPHITDAKQRLNARTQYKAPLARGRRSSQSRDKSSLSRSASVESSRGVSPPPPRDCGDGRRRARASESMSSNDCNDEPSPHVPVIRNPRNTQHNSSGDANVKARQARLARDLSSSRNSKEPNLPKIQQGIADLNPKKLQDKMKQPRNIKKEQQLKKLEEIANKYSKRQAKAAEEKEEEQKKRKEKRQIPVLKRVVNKNVKLKDEIAEPIEKTEPSRVIQKTERKLNAKVKPTVLKSKEITQQGRNKEKNTKNNTRRDTVSLPKENSMSIDSLDDCVTINSVGETKFCQTVGINTELFCIPCVIHENVDIKAQSCNNKNRTSLVESARKAKDNITDNTVELLYKNSTIDSSYNTQATTSSTTTTINKSDNYTPEISNDTCKVENDDVDESDNHFSANFLSKSEPIDSFKVIEDDDNGKEKLDLSGDHFEDSFEHDASGDNLDNSDETKYEEENSAENNQSGRRHGSGDTYTKFTENPGDLDEFMHLTDEMINSQNQMELDLEKHIDNLHTPRTVSLETLNNKNLDNADDTDKTKQFSDTFEDLKLDLKQLLQRAGDTVILNSATHTDRKSDKKENQDVSDMEHITVYGLKHYKQQENKIISNNDEDSTAKLPSITVTNKPEPKVACTKKRMQKIFKSNRKCVLLREQSRDNADNRTFIVAENVGDSDDQSISTEAPPLKLPRIESASSNNIVSENLFPSSVKRSTSLLDSIHKKVSKTESGNTRHKSDQLEQDIMQSLKEFDKFYEFEKNQINQSNKNIINYNAHVHKGTEKESRSKTQRKNGKSERNSNGNHTPNGKSSTSNDSAYSRLVSLNRISPSKLTVCPKELNGPSSLERIPAGSDSSGSAKDEIRSVSSEEFLAMERSAEMEEPIPPPEHAPYKEVENQAHEKRVSSLASSRRGSWRPRADLSSSSSEVSLHKAPQRLSRFCHECGSRFPVDTAKFCIECGVKRLVV